Proteins encoded within one genomic window of Anastrepha ludens isolate Willacy chromosome 4, idAnaLude1.1, whole genome shotgun sequence:
- the LOC128862316 gene encoding uncharacterized protein LOC128862316, producing MCNMSHSTHSLLLHLLLAISLLSSVTQAGQLRNNRFLARIENADNAGGEVAVVEEVYPTPYPAAGYRPGRAFNLPGEDEEAAADDAQEEGSGLATSTTTEFPADDYTTTTEPIEDENTTPYNLVPAELLNDRVAKRGRALKAPYPPSGWRPSRAFLLPNEVKAAQEAEAEAITQNDRDIVDAFPTSTATPLAPFTTVLPGIEATTEVDLDDVVATTDLQLANAKPSKAPYPPSGWRPSRAFLLPTEIQVSANQDSTISVNEPESPVSPADKAGHPACGVSDNPVAPKPEEGAKENPDAERVYVSANLGPAVADTPLTVPVVLRSQRLISPPIYVPADRPFAYSAVVQSWR from the coding sequence atgtgCAACATGTCGCACTCTACGCATTCGCTGCTTCTTCATTTGTTGCTCGCCATCTCGTTGCTCAGCAGCGTAACGCAGGCGGGCCAGTTGCGTAACAATCGCTTCTTAGCGCGTATCGAGAATGCAGATAATGCTGGTGGAGAAGTGGCTGTTGTGGAGGAAGTGTATCCAACACCGTATCCGGCCGCAGGTTATAGGCCAGGACGTGCTTTCAATCTACCCGGTGAAGATGAGGAGGCCGCTGCTGATGACGCGCAAGAAGAGGGCTCCGGCCTAGCCACCAGCACCACTACCGAATTTCCCGCAGATGACTACACCACCACCACCGAGCCTATTGAGGATGAAAACACCACACCGTACAATTTGGTACCTGCTGAGCTATTAAACGACCGCGTCGCCAAGCGTGGACGTGCACTGAAAGCACCCTATCCACCTTCCGGTTGGCGCCCTAGCCGCGCTTTTCTGCTGCCTAATGAAGTAAAAGCCGCACAAGAAGCTGAGGCAGAGGCGATTACACAAAATGATAGGGATATAGTCGATGCATTCCCAACCAGCACTGCAACTCCACTTGCACCTTTTACAACAGTGCTGCCTGGCATCGAGGCCACTACTGAAGTGGATCTAGATGATGTTGTTGCCACCACAGATCTTCAGCTGGCGAATGCCAAACCCTCAAAAGCACCCTATCCACCCTCCGGTTGGCGCCCTAGCCGCGCTTTTCTGCTGCCCACAGAAATCCAAGTCTCCGCCAATCAAGATTCAACCATTTCAGTGAATGAACCTGAGTCGCCAGTGTCGCCAGCGGACAAAGCTGGTCATCCAGCATGCGGTGTAAGTGATAATCCAGTGGCGCCGAAGCCCGAAGAGGGTGCCAAAGAGAATCCGGATGCGGAGCGTGTTTATGTTTCGGCGAACTTGGGGCCGGCCGTAGCAGATACGCCGCTCACTGTGCCTGTGGTGTTACGCTCCCAACGCCTTATATCACCGCCCATTTACGTGCCGGCCGATCGTCCCTTCGCCTACTCCGCCGTTGTGCAGAGCTGGCGCTAA
- the LOC128862317 gene encoding uncharacterized protein LOC128862317, which translates to MSRFFQILFVACMAVALCAAEAPRYRSRSGRLQLSKQRSRFLARQEAAEEAGVTPYPSAKELIPEIPFDEAAAAAAPEVPVAPVDDVNVSVNVDLPAEQEPAFEQEEVDEVAIADDAEGEHEPDLTYGPPEAEDVPAVNEITPVEEIETTVAEEEEQAEAAEEEIQSGRLVFGRRINARKSARPAKLRAPASARGRVTSAKSARIVKAKTTTKARPARLQQFAQQQQYIIPQQPMFYYTAGQLQQW; encoded by the coding sequence ATGTCTCGCTTCTTCCAAATCCTGTTCGTTGCCTGCATGGCTGTCGCACTCTGCGCCGCTGAAGCGCCACGTTATCGCAGTCGCAGTGGCCGCTTGCAACTCTCCAAGCAACGCAGTCGTTTCCTGGCACGCCAGGAGGCCGCCGAAGAAGCTGGTGTGACCCCATACCCCTCCGCCAAGGAACTGATCCCAGAGATACCATTCGATGAAGCTGCCGCCGCTGCTGCACCAGAAGTACCCGTTGCGCCTGTAGATGATGTAAATGTATCCGTGAATGTTGATCTACCTGCTGAGCAAGAACCAGCTTTTGAACAGGAAGAAGTTGATGAAGTAGCTATCGCTGATGATGCCGAGGGCGAACACGAACCTGACCTAACCTATGGGCCACCAGAGGCTGAGGATGTGCCAGCAGTGAATGAAATCACCCCCGTTGAGGAAATCGAAACAACCGTCGCTGAGGAAGAGGAACAAGCTGAAGCTGCTGAGGAGGAAATTCAATCTGGACGCTTGGTGTTCGGTCGTCGCATTAACGCACGCAAATCTGCTCGTCCAGCAAAGTTGCGCGCTCCAGCTTCTGCCCGTGGTCGCGTCACCTCAGCCAAATCGGCCCGCATTGTCAAAGCCAAGACAACGACCAAAGCTCGTCCCGCTCGTTTGCAACAGTttgcacagcaacaacaatacattATTCCCCAACAGCCAATGTTTTACTACACCGCCGGACAATTGCAGCAGTGGTAA
- the LOC128862318 gene encoding uncharacterized protein LOC128862318, with amino-acid sequence MSRFFQILFVACLAVALCTAEAPRYRNRSGRLQLSKQRSRFLARQEAAEEAGVTPYPSAKELIPEIPFDEAAAAAAPEVPVAPVDDVNVSVNVDLPAEQEPAFEQEEVDEVAVADDAEGEHEPDLTYGPPEAEDVPAVNEITPVEEIETIVAEEEEQAEAAEEEIQSGRLVFGRRINARKSARPAKLRAPASARGRVTSAKSARIVKAKTTTKARPARLQQFAQQQQYIIPQQFGAQQPMFYYTAGQLQQW; translated from the coding sequence ATGTCTCGCTTCTTCCAAATCCTGTTCGTTGCCTGTCTGGCTGTCGCACTCTGCACCGCTGAAGCGCCACGTTATCGCAATCGCAGTGGCCGCTTGCAACTCTCCAAGCAACGCAGTCGTTTCCTGGCACGTCAGGAGGCCGCCGAAGAAGCTGGTGTGACCCCATACCCCTCCGCCAAGGAATTGATCCCAGAGATACCATTCGATGAAGCTGCCGCCGCTGCTGCACCAGAAGTACCCGTTGCGCCTGTAGATGATGTAAATGTATCCGTGAATGTTGATCTACCTGCTGAGCAAGAACCAGCTTTTGAACAGGAAGAGGTTGATGAAGTAGCTGTCGCTGATGATGCCGAGGGCGAACACGAACCTGACCTAACCTATGGGCCACCAGAGGCTGAGGATGTGCCAGCAGTGAATGAAATCACCCCCGTTGAGGAAATCGAAACAATCGTCGCTGAGGAAGAGGAACAAGCTGAAGCAGCTGAGGAGGAAATTCAATCTGGACGCTTGGTGTTCGGTCGTCGCATTAACGCACGCAAATCTGCTCGTCCAGCAAAGTTGCGCGCTCCAGCTTCTGCCCGTGGTCGCGTCACCTCAGCCAAATCGGCCCGCATTGTCAAAGCCAAGACAACGACCAAAGCTCGTCCCGCTCGTTTGCAACAGTttgcacagcaacaacaatacattATTCCCCAACAATTTGGCGCCCAACAGCCAATGTTTTACTACACCGCTGGACAATTGCAGCAGTGGTAA
- the LOC128862319 gene encoding uncharacterized protein LOC128862319 has protein sequence MSRFFQILFVACLAVALCAAEAPRYRSRSGRLQLSKQRSRFLARQEAAEEAGVTPYPSAKELIPEIPFDEAAAAAAPEVPVAPVDDVNVSVNVDLPAEQEPAFEQEEVDEVAIADDAEGEHEPDLTYGPPEAEDVPAVNEITPVEEIETTVAEEEEQAEAAEEEIQSGRLVFGRRINARKSARPAKLRAPASARSRVTSAKSARIVKVKTTTKARPARLQQFAQQQQYIIPQQPMFYYTAGQLQQW, from the coding sequence ATGTCTCGCTTCTTCCAAATCCTGTTCGTTGCCTGCCTGGCTGTCGCACTCTGCGCCGCTGAAGCGCCACGTTATCGCAGTCGCAGTGGCCGCTTGCAACTCTCCAAGCAACGCAGTCGTTTCCTGGCACGCCAGGAGGCCGCCGAAGAAGCTGGTGTGACCCCATACCCCTCCGCCAAGGAACTGATTCCAGAGATACCATTCGATGAAGCTGCCGCCGCTGCTGCACCAGAAGTACCAGTTGCGCCTGTAGATGATGTAAATGTATCCGTGAATGTTGATCTACCTGCTGAGCAGGAACCAGCTTTTGAACAGGAAGAGGTTGATGAAGTAGCTATCGCTGATGATGCCGAGGGCGAACACGAACCTGACCTAACCTATGGGCCACCAGAGGCTGAGGATGTGCCAGCAGTGAATGAAATCACCCCCGTTGAGGAAATCGAAACAACCGTCGCTGAGGAAGAGGAACAAGCTGAAGCTGCTGAGGAGGAAATTCAATCTGGACGCTTGGTGTTCGGTCGTCGCATTAACGCACGCAAATCTGCTCGTCCAGCAAAGTTGCGCGCTCCAGCTTCTGCCCGTAGTCGCGTCACCTCTGCCAAATCGGCCCGCATTGTCAAAGTCAAGACAACGACCAAAGCTCGTCCCGCTCGTTTGCAACAGTttgcacagcaacaacaatacattATTCCCCAACAGCCAATGTTTTACTACACCGCCGGACAATTGCAGCAGTGGTAA
- the LOC128862320 gene encoding muscle-specific protein 300 kDa, producing MSLKLFGLAILSIILYTTVPTQAGVIHPEKLIESPTTEPQTIPSDLPESRTISVNVTGDTPSRDENSTLRNAVASLDPAPGTIEGIEITLDTVEDKQEEPKPKTDEEKQLEDEQNTEGTGESNIVANENKDESAINRDEATNTKVNADESDSLASDIPPSNAQSATQTQKSSKLLLLSTPRIRREQEENIAEPEDVDINTAVSTDETTELSIEIQTKDEKSSEESVEDDKKVATEEPSFFTRVSEAIFGKKSADEPAKPAKDNKEEEAQKQSDAVEQEDKKEIKKDDDIVIPAAAEQTPETHNDNSGTAVLIETEPEYVLIDSDVEHLEHIGSFTHADSAEHLQPIVHSVEVVPSHFEEPLLFTSSYVHGW from the coding sequence ATGTCGCTCAAACTTTTTGGCTTGGCAATATTAAGCATCATTTTGTACACAACAGTACCCACACAAGCTGGCGTCATACACCCTGAGAAGTTGATTGAGTCACCCACAACAGAGCCACAAACCATTCCAAGCGATCTGCCGGAAAGCAGAACAATCTCGGTCAATGTGACTGGTGACACTCCCAGCAGAGATGAAAATTCGACTCTTAGAAACGCCGTAGCTTCTCTAGATCCAGCGCCAGGCACAATTGAGGGCATTGAGATTACTTTGGACACAGTAGAAGACAAGCAAGAggaaccaaagccaaaaacagatgaagaaaagcAGTTGGAGGATGAGCAAAACACAGAAGGAACGGGAGAGTCCAATATTGTAGCTAATGAAAATAAAGATGAATCCGCAATAAACAGAGATGAAGCGACTAACACCAAAGTTAATGCTGACGAAAGTGATAGCCTTGCAAGTGATATACCGCCCAGCAACGCACAATCCGCAACTCAAACTCAAAAATCTTCCAAGCTGCTACTCCTGAGCACGCCGCGCATACGCCGCGAGCAGGAGGAGAATATTGCAGAGCCCGAGGACGTTGATATCAATACTGCAGTATCTACAGATGAAACCACCGAGCTGAGTATTGAGATTCAAACTAAGGACGAAAAGTCAAGCGAAGAGAGCGTGGAGGACGACAAGAAGGTGGCGACTGAAGAACCCAGCTTCTTTACACGTGTAAGTGAGGCAATCTTTGGTAAAAAATCAGCGGATGAGCCAGCCAAACCAGCTAAGGATAATAAGGAGGAGGAGGCGCAGAAACAGAGCGATGCAGTGGAGCAAGAGGATAAAAAGGAGATTAAGAAAGACGACGATATCGTCATTCCAGCCGCTGCTGAGCAGACACCAGAGACGCATAATGACAATTCCGGTACAGCAGTGCTAATCGAAACCGAGCCCGAATATGTGCTCATCGATTCAGATGTAGAGCACCTGGAGCATATCGGCAGTTTCACACATGCCGACAGCGCTGAACATCTGCAGCCCATTGTGCACTCAGTGGAAGTGGTGCCATCGCATTTCGAAGAACCTTTACTCTTCACAAGCAGCTACGTGCATGGCTGGTAG